In Pseudomonas glycinae, the DNA window GTTCCAGCATGCCGAGGGTGCCCTTGATCGCCTCTTCCGGCGACGAGAAGCGCTCGATCATTTCCATCGCCGCTTCGTTGGCGCCGCCGTGCAGCGGGCCGCGCAGCGAGCCGATGGCCGCCGTGACGCAGGAATACAGGTCGGACAGAGTCGAAGCACACACCCGAGCGGTGAAGGTCGAGGCGTTGAATTCGTGCTCGGCGTAGAGGATCAGCGACACGTTCATGACTTTGACGTGCAGCTCGCTCGGCTTCTTGTCGTGCAGCAGGTGCAGGAAGTGGCCGCCGATGGACTGCTCGTCCGTCACGCAATTGATGCGTTTGCCGTCGTGGCTGAAGCGATACCAATAGCACATGATCGCCGGGAAAGCGGCCAGCAGGCGGTCGGTCTTGTCGCGTTGTTCGGAGAAGTCTTTCTCCGGCTCGATGTTGCCCAGGAACGAGCAACCGGTGCGCATCACGTCCATCGGGTGGGCGTCGGCGGGGATGCGTTCCAGCACTTCTTTCAGCGCTTGCGGCAGGTCGCGCAGCTTGCTCAGCTTGCCTTGATAGTCGGCGAGTTGCGCCTTGGTCGGCAGCTCCCCGTAGAGCAGCAGGTACGCCACTTCTTCAAATTGTGCGTCGGCTGCCAGTTCGCGCACGTCGTAGCCGCGATAGGTCAGCCCGGCACCGGCCTGGCCCACGGTGGACAGTGCGGTTTGCCCGGCGACCTGGCCCCGGAGCCCGGCGCCACTGAGTACTTTTGCTTCGGCCATTGTTGTCTCCAATCTTGAATTTATTAGGGAGTACGGTTGCGGCTTACTTCTTCGCCGCAAACAACGCGTCGAGCTTCTGCTCGAAAGTGTGGTAATCGATGCGATCGTAAAGCTCCATGCGAGTCTGCATGGTGTCGATGACATTCTGCTGAGTGCCGTCGCGACGGATCGCGGTGTAGACGTTTTCCGCAGCCTTGTTCATCGCGCGGAACGCCGACAGCGGGTACAGCACCAGCGAAACGTCGGCGCCGGCCAGTTGCTCGGTGGTGTACAGCGGCGTCGAGCCGAATTCGGTGATGTTGGCCAGAATCGGCGCTTTCACGCGGCTGGCGAACAGTTTGTACATCTCAAGCTCAGTGATGGCTTCCGGGAAGATCATGTCGGCGCCGGCCTCGATGCACGCGGCGGCGCGATCCAGTGCCGATTCCAGACCTTCAACGGCCAGCGCATCGGTGCGGGCCATGATCACGAAGCTGTCGTCGGTGCGGGCATCGACGGCGGCCTTGATGCGATCGACCATTTCCTGCTGGGTCACGATTTCTTTGTTCGGACGGTGGCCGCAGCGCTTGGCGCCGACCTGGTCTTCGATGTGAATCGCCGCCGCGCCGAACTTGATCATCGACTTGACGGTGCGGGCCACGTTGAACGCCGACGCGCCGAAACCGGTGTCCACGTCCACCAGCAGCGGCAAGTCGCAGACGTCGGTGATGCGGCGCACGTCGGTCAGCACGTCATCCAGGCCGGTGATGCCCAGGTCCGGCACGCCGAGGGAGCCGGCAGCCACCCCGCCACCCGACAGGTAGATCGCCTTGAAACCGGCGCGCTTGGCCAGCAGCGCGTGGTTGGCGTTGATCGCCCCGACCACTTGCAGCGGATGTTCGCTGGCGACCGCATCGCGGAAACGCTGGCCTGGAGTGCTCTTGCTGGAACTC includes these proteins:
- the prpB gene encoding methylisocitrate lyase, coding for MSSSKSTPGQRFRDAVASEHPLQVVGAINANHALLAKRAGFKAIYLSGGGVAAGSLGVPDLGITGLDDVLTDVRRITDVCDLPLLVDVDTGFGASAFNVARTVKSMIKFGAAAIHIEDQVGAKRCGHRPNKEIVTQQEMVDRIKAAVDARTDDSFVIMARTDALAVEGLESALDRAAACIEAGADMIFPEAITELEMYKLFASRVKAPILANITEFGSTPLYTTEQLAGADVSLVLYPLSAFRAMNKAAENVYTAIRRDGTQQNVIDTMQTRMELYDRIDYHTFEQKLDALFAAKK
- the prpC gene encoding bifunctional 2-methylcitrate synthase/citrate synthase; amino-acid sequence: MAEAKVLSGAGLRGQVAGQTALSTVGQAGAGLTYRGYDVRELAADAQFEEVAYLLLYGELPTKAQLADYQGKLSKLRDLPQALKEVLERIPADAHPMDVMRTGCSFLGNIEPEKDFSEQRDKTDRLLAAFPAIMCYWYRFSHDGKRINCVTDEQSIGGHFLHLLHDKKPSELHVKVMNVSLILYAEHEFNASTFTARVCASTLSDLYSCVTAAIGSLRGPLHGGANEAAMEMIERFSSPEEAIKGTLGMLERKDKIMGFGHAIYKDSDPRNEVIKGWSKKLADEVGDKVLFAVSEAIDKTMWEQKKLFPNADFYHASAYHFMGIPTKLFTPIFVCSRLTGWAAHVFEQRANNRIIRPSAEYTGVEQRKFVPIERR